The Anaeromyxobacter sp. sequence GCCAGCGCCTTCCGGTTCCGGCGGGCAGGCCCCTGAAACACGAAACCCCCGACCGCAGTGCGCGATCGGGGGCCTCAAGTGGTTGCGGGGCCAGGACTTGAACCTGGGACCTTCGGGCTATGAGACCTTACTCATGGTGCGGGCAGACGGGCGAAGTCGTTCGGGTTTTGCTGGGAGAGAGCGGAGTTGCGATCTAGCCTAGATGACGTGAGTCGACAGGAAGTGACGTGATCGGCCCTGAATCTGGTCCCGGTTTTGACCCAGGTTCGGTGAGCCAGCGACCCGATGGGCGACTGGCCTGGGGCCGCTCTGCTCGGCGGGTAGCGCGCTCACGCCCCTTTGTTACCCGCCCGCAGGATACTCGCGGCAAACGGCGTTCAGTCCTTCGAGTACCGCGGGCAGGTCGGTCTGGTCGAGGTCGAGACGGAAGTCCAGGCTGTTCCCGGTGCCGGGAACGTCCTGAACTACCCCGCGAACAGTCATGTGCCCGAGACCATCCGTCTTCATGCGGAGGGAGAGCCATGTCTCCATCGTTTCGAAGGCAGCTTCACCCTTCAGCGTCTCGTAGAGTCGAGCCAATTCGTCGCGCCACCTGACCAACTCCTCGGCGCGTAGGTCTGCGTCCACCCGGCCCTCGAAACTACCGACCCGGAGTTGGACCCTGGCTACCAGCCATCTCGCGTCCCACGAATCAGCCGCCATGGCGTGGGCTCGTCGCAGAATGCTGACGCGAACATGGTCGCTGGCAGTTCGACCAAGCTGGAAGTAGAGGGGCTCTGCTGGTGTCATGGCTCTCCGGCGTGAGGCTTGGCTGCTTGCCACGTGGAAGAGGTAGGCCCCTACCCCTTCGCCGACGCCCCGTGCAGCTCCAGTCCGAGCGCTCGGATGACCCGCATCACCGTGCCGAACTCCGGGTTCCCGTCGGGCGAGAGCGCCTTGTAGAGCCCCTCCCGCGTGAGCCCCGTCTTGCGGGCGAGCCCCGTCATCCCGCGAGCGCGCGCGATGTTGCCGAGCGCCGCCGTGATGAAGGCGGGATCGTCGCGCCCCTCCTCCAGGCAGGCCTCCCAGTACCGGGCGATGTCCGCCCCGGTCTTGAGGTGCGCCGCCGAGTCCCACTTCTTGAGCTTGAGCTTGCCAGCCATGACCGACTCCTAGACCTGCTTCGCCAGTTCCCTCGCCAGCTCGATGTCCTTCGCCTGGGATCCCTTGTCGCCACCGGCCAGGAGGAGAATCAGTTCGTGCCCTCGCTGGACGAAGTAGACGCGGTACCCGGGGCCATGGTCGATCCGCATCTCCGAGACGCCGCCGCCCACGGCCTTGCAGTCCCCGAGGTTGCCCGCCTCCGCCCGGTCGATCCGGACTTGGATCCGTGTCGCGGCCATCCGGTCCCGGAGCCGTCCGAACCATCGATCGAAGACGGCTGTCGTGAGGATGACGGCCACGGTCAGATCATGCTGACTCGAGGGCCGGGTGTCAACCATGGTTCACACCTCGCGGGCCGAGGACGACAAATGGGACCGACCTATGAGAGCAAGCGCAGGAGGGCCTGAACGGTATTGAGCGAGGCAAGGACCACGCCGCCGAGCGCGCTGGCGTTGAGCATCCACCGGCCGGCCTGACGTGAGGTCCAGAGGAAGTACGCCGCCCCCGCCGACGCGACGATCGCCACGGTCAGGATGAATCCATAGTCCGGGCCGGGGGCAAATCCGACGCCCAGCGCCACTGCCAAGAGCCCCATCCCGACGGACAGCCTTCCCATGGTGCACCCCCTTGAGCCTCGCCGGCCTCAGAGGCGTGACTCCACTCGATCGGACTCGCAGAGCCGGTCAGAGCTTGCCCAGGGTCTCAAGGGCCACAGTCATGAGCCGGGGCCCCATCATCGAGGACATCGCGCGCGCCGCGGCTGGTTCTCCCTGGAGGTTCTCCACGAAGGACTGCTGGACGAGCTCCTTGACCTCGAGGTC is a genomic window containing:
- a CDS encoding type II toxin-antitoxin system RelE/ParE family toxin; the protein is MAVILTTAVFDRWFGRLRDRMAATRIQVRIDRAEAGNLGDCKAVGGGVSEMRIDHGPGYRVYFVQRGHELILLLAGGDKGSQAKDIELARELAKQV
- a CDS encoding putative addiction module antidote protein, whose amino-acid sequence is MAGKLKLKKWDSAAHLKTGADIARYWEACLEEGRDDPAFITAALGNIARARGMTGLARKTGLTREGLYKALSPDGNPEFGTVMRVIRALGLELHGASAKG